In the genome of Patagioenas fasciata isolate bPatFas1 chromosome 12, bPatFas1.hap1, whole genome shotgun sequence, one region contains:
- the TLNRD1 gene encoding talin rod domain-containing protein 1: protein MASGGSGKSSSEVSGGGIPSSSSLQRKKLISICDHCKIKMQLVADLLLLSSETRPVNTESLSVFGESFEKCRDTIIARTKGLSILTHDVQSQLNMGRFGEVGESLMEMGELVVSLTECSAHAAYLAAVETPGAQPAMPGLVDRYKVTRCRHEVEHGCGVLKTTPLADMSPQLLLEVSQNMSKNLKFLTDACVLASEKSKDKFAKEQFKLSVKCMSTSATALLACVKEVKTSPSELTRNRCILFSGPLVQSVYALVGFATEPQFLGKAATINPEGKAVQTAILGGAMSVVSACVLLTQCLRDIAQHPESSTKMSDYRERLRNSACAVSDGCNLLSQALRERSSPRTLPPVNSNSVN, encoded by the coding sequence ATGGCTAGCGGCGGCTCTGGCAAGTCCAGCAGTGAGGTGTCTGGCGGCggcatccccagcagcagctccctgcagaggAAGAAGCTCATCTCTATCTGCGACCACTGCAAGATCAAGATGCAACTGGTGGCTGATCTGCTTCTGCTGTCGAGCGAGACCAGGCCCGTGAACACTGAGAGCCTGTCTGTCTTCGGTGAGTCCTTCGAGAAGTGCAGGGACACGATCATTGCCAGGACCAAAGGACTCTCCATCTTGACCCATGACGTCCAGAGCCAGCTCAATATGGGACGCTTCGGGGAGGTGGGGGAAAGCCTGATGGAGATGGGGGAGCTGGTGGTCTCCCTGACCGAATGCTCTGCCCACGCTGCCTACCTGGCTGCAGTGGAGACTCCGGGGGCCCAGCCTGCTATGCCTGGCTTGGTGGATCGCTACAAGGTGACCCGATGTAGGCATGAGGTGGAGCACGGCTGTGGGGTCTTGAAGACCACCCCTTTGGCAGATATGAGCCCTCAGCTCCTGCTAGAGGTTTCTCAGAACATGTCCAAGAACTTGAAATTCCTGACAGATGCCTGTGTGCTGGCCAGTGAGAAATCCAAGGATAAATTTGCTAAGGAGCAGTTCAAACTCAGTGTCAAATGTATGAGCACCAGCGCCACTGCCCTCTTGGCGTGTGTCAAGGAGGTCAAGACTTCACCCAGCGAGCTGACCAGGAACCGGTGCATCTTGTTCAGCGGACCTTTGGTGCAGTCTGTCTATGCCCTGGTGGGCTTTGCCACTGAGCCCCAGTTTTTGGGTAAAGCTGCCACCATTAATCCAGAGGGCAAAGCTGTGCAAACTGCCATCCTCGGAGGAGCCATGAGTGTGGTATCTGCTTGTGTGCTCCTGACCCAATGCCTCAGGGATATAGCCCAACACCCCGAAAGTAGCACCAAAATGAGCGATTACAGGGAAAGGTTGAGGAACTCAGCTTGCGCCGTCTCAGATGGTTGCAACCTGTTATCTCAGGCACTAAGAGAAAGATCTTCACCCAGGACTTTACCGCCAGTGAACTCCAATTCTGTGAATTAA